A genomic region of uncultured Paludibaculum sp. contains the following coding sequences:
- a CDS encoding ABC transporter permease — protein sequence MPLWSRLRNVFRTRGSDLNGDLDEELQAHIAMRADQFVAEGFPPDEARRQAERLFGNTLLVRERTRDADVAQWLDALIQDLRYAARMMRHSPVLTGVIVLSLGLGIGANTAFFTLTNALLLKQLPVRDPARLVSLELIRPGETRWGDSFTNPIWEEFDKRQDIASGAFAYAAQSFNAGESGETRMITGAIASGRVFETLGVEPVAGRLFTGSDDRHGGGSDGPVAVLGYDYWQRAYGLDPSVVGRNISLDGKPYKVVGVAPESFYGIFVGQRFDVIVPLGTETYRTSDPKLLDARANWMVSIVVRLKPEWTQARANERLKALAPGIFEATVPPNRPPKMVQNFLASWLRVTEAAHGLSAVSDSMRSAVLLLNGFVALVLLIACANVANLLLARATVRAREYTVRMALGASRGRLLRQSLTESLLLALAGAALGLAVAQPAAQALVSLSGRSTAQLSLDLAPDSKVLLFTTVVGVFCGLLFGMAPAWRAARNALLPRVAGTAGDGKGRLRASLVSLQVALSVVVLVGCGLFLSSWQNLSKASLGFDPNHVVLAKVDLATLTLEQDQRAEAVEQARRQLRSAPGVEEASASILTPMGAGMWGSLIVGDDGKGGRREHEVYYNAVSPGFFRALGTPLLAGRAIESGDRKSSTQVAVVNESFARQVFGDGNPIGRYFEEGIAPSKTGFVTQKVQVVGIARDATYRELRQPPPPTMYKPLSQARGLPYVTFAVRGPGEVDQLIPIVRAAFAAMGARYSYTLQTYPTRMRDAMVTERLLAMLSTLFGALALGLAGMGLYGVLAYSVTRRSGEIGIRMALGATASHIRNWVLRQSGITVAAGFAAGLLLAVWLAPVAKTLLYGVRTSDWRVYAVSVGTLLAIAFTASYLPARRATRLNPMQALRHD from the coding sequence ATGCCACTCTGGAGCAGACTTCGCAACGTCTTCCGCACTCGCGGCAGCGATCTGAACGGCGACCTGGACGAGGAGTTGCAGGCGCACATCGCCATGCGCGCCGACCAGTTCGTGGCGGAGGGGTTCCCTCCGGATGAGGCGCGACGGCAGGCGGAGCGGCTGTTCGGCAACACGTTGCTGGTGCGCGAGCGTACCCGTGATGCCGATGTGGCGCAGTGGCTCGACGCCTTGATCCAGGACCTGCGCTATGCCGCGCGGATGATGCGGCACTCGCCCGTGCTGACGGGTGTCATCGTGCTCTCGCTCGGGCTTGGCATCGGCGCCAACACGGCCTTCTTCACGCTCACCAACGCACTACTGTTGAAGCAATTGCCGGTCCGGGATCCGGCGCGATTGGTGAGTCTTGAGCTCATCCGGCCCGGCGAGACCCGCTGGGGCGACTCCTTCACGAATCCCATCTGGGAGGAGTTTGACAAACGCCAGGATATCGCCAGCGGCGCGTTCGCCTATGCCGCACAGAGTTTCAATGCCGGGGAGAGTGGCGAGACTCGCATGATCACAGGGGCCATCGCGAGCGGCCGTGTCTTTGAGACGCTGGGTGTCGAACCTGTCGCTGGGCGACTCTTCACTGGCAGCGACGACCGGCACGGCGGCGGTTCGGATGGGCCTGTGGCTGTGTTGGGCTACGACTACTGGCAGCGCGCCTATGGCCTGGATCCCTCCGTCGTCGGGCGCAACATTTCGCTCGACGGCAAGCCGTATAAGGTGGTTGGAGTCGCTCCGGAATCGTTCTATGGGATCTTCGTGGGCCAGCGCTTCGACGTCATCGTGCCGCTGGGCACGGAGACCTACCGCACCTCCGATCCTAAGCTGCTGGATGCCCGCGCGAATTGGATGGTCAGCATCGTGGTGCGGTTGAAGCCGGAGTGGACGCAGGCTCGCGCGAATGAGCGGCTCAAGGCGCTGGCTCCGGGTATCTTTGAGGCCACTGTCCCGCCCAACCGGCCACCCAAGATGGTCCAGAACTTCCTCGCCAGCTGGCTCCGCGTGACGGAGGCGGCGCACGGGCTTTCGGCCGTCTCCGACTCGATGCGCAGCGCCGTGCTGCTGCTGAACGGGTTCGTAGCCTTGGTATTGCTGATCGCCTGTGCGAATGTGGCGAACCTGCTACTGGCGCGCGCGACTGTGCGGGCGCGGGAGTATACGGTCCGTATGGCTCTGGGCGCCTCGCGCGGCCGGTTGCTGCGGCAGTCGCTGACGGAGAGCCTGCTGCTGGCTTTGGCCGGGGCGGCTTTGGGGCTCGCCGTGGCGCAGCCAGCGGCCCAGGCGTTGGTTTCTCTTTCGGGGCGGTCGACGGCGCAATTGTCGCTGGATCTGGCACCCGATTCGAAGGTGCTGCTGTTCACCACGGTGGTTGGGGTCTTCTGCGGATTGCTGTTCGGCATGGCTCCGGCGTGGAGGGCGGCGCGGAATGCACTGCTGCCTCGCGTCGCGGGTACAGCCGGGGACGGCAAGGGGCGGCTGCGCGCCAGTCTCGTTTCCCTGCAGGTTGCTCTATCCGTAGTGGTCCTGGTGGGCTGCGGGTTGTTCCTCTCCTCTTGGCAAAACCTGAGCAAGGCGAGCCTTGGGTTCGATCCGAATCACGTCGTATTGGCCAAGGTGGACCTGGCCACCCTCACGCTGGAACAGGACCAGCGAGCCGAGGCGGTGGAGCAGGCGCGGCGGCAGTTGCGGAGTGCTCCCGGTGTTGAGGAGGCCAGCGCGTCGATCCTCACGCCGATGGGCGCGGGCATGTGGGGTTCCCTCATCGTTGGCGACGATGGCAAGGGTGGGCGGCGCGAGCACGAGGTCTATTACAACGCGGTCTCGCCCGGGTTCTTCCGCGCGCTGGGTACGCCGCTGCTCGCCGGACGGGCGATTGAGTCTGGCGACCGCAAGTCCTCGACGCAGGTGGCGGTAGTGAACGAGAGTTTTGCCCGCCAGGTCTTCGGTGACGGCAATCCGATTGGTCGCTACTTCGAAGAGGGAATCGCGCCGAGCAAAACCGGGTTCGTCACGCAGAAGGTGCAGGTGGTGGGCATCGCCCGCGATGCCACCTATCGCGAACTCAGGCAGCCGCCGCCTCCGACGATGTACAAACCGCTCTCGCAGGCACGCGGTCTGCCCTATGTCACCTTCGCCGTGCGCGGCCCGGGCGAGGTCGACCAACTCATCCCCATCGTGCGCGCCGCCTTTGCGGCCATGGGTGCCCGGTACTCCTATACACTGCAGACTTACCCGACGCGGATGCGGGACGCCATGGTGACAGAGCGGCTGCTGGCGATGCTCTCCACGTTGTTTGGCGCGCTGGCGCTGGGCCTGGCTGGAATGGGTCTGTATGGGGTGCTGGCCTACTCGGTGACGCGGCGCAGTGGCGAGATCGGGATTCGCATGGCACTGGGGGCGACGGCTTCGCACATTCGCAATTGGGTGTTGCGGCAATCCGGAATTACGGTGGCCGCTGGCTTCGCGGCCGGGCTGCTGCTGGCTGTGTGGCTGGCTCCTGTTGCAAAGACATTACTGTATGGGGTGAGGACCTCCGACTGGCGCGTCTATGCCGTCAGCGTGGGGACACTTTTGGCCATCGCCTTCACGGCCAGCTATCTGCCGGCCCGGCGGGCCACGCGGCTGAATCCGATGCAGGCGTTGCGGCACGACTGA
- a CDS encoding ABC transporter permease has protein sequence MPLWSKLRNVFHTGGSDLNGELDEELQAHIAMRAEQFMEEGMPPAEARRQAQLLFGNTLLQRERTRDADVAQWLDALIQDLCYAARMMRHSPVLTGVIVLSLALGIGANTALFSITNAILFRPLPVVEPQRLYTVTINRESSASNFIWEDLRDQRDVFSSAFAWATRRVDASQGGEVRPLACAIASGALFRTLGLQPALGRPFTEEDDKPDQGGGDGPVAVLNHDYWTRAYGADTRVVGQTIRLDGKPFKIIGVAPQGFSGIVVGEKFDVLVPLAAEPYLLGPESNMHQHAFWWLTIVGRLAPGLSPEVALAQIQSLGAGVMERTQPPDWKPEYLKLYLNRSFGLESAARGLASSTEEMKMPVFVLNAVVILVLLIACANVTNLLLARTAVRRREIAVRVALGASRARIVRQMLTESLLLSAVGGLIGLAGAPLAARLLVQTAARGQTEWFLDLRPDATVLAFTALISLLCGLMFGVVPALRSSAGQPETALISGAGAAIGRLGLLRGGLVAVQVALAFVLLVGAGLFISTLRNLVRADLGFRPDGVVFVDLDLAHAGIAPATRGAFHAQLLERLRGMPGVESASASMMTPLAGSAWQYDVRVPAADGGFKSVHTFCNAVTNGFFATLGTPLLAGRDFDAADTANSKLAAIVNESFARQAFGGANSIGKSILKGSASPTGGRPAQQSLEIVGIVRDAKYRSIRAAAPPTIYLAVSQEPLGRTNLTYELRSSLALPVLVPSIRAAMTATSPRVSYTVRTLSSAARDSMRTERLIGSYTTIFGALALVLAAIGLYGVLAYSVNHRRGEIGIRVALGATPRDIRGWVVRQTLATVAIGAMVGIGLAAWSTTLVQSMLYGVQSGDPLVYATGLAILLFISVLAAYLPARRATRLDPVQALRHE, from the coding sequence ATGCCACTCTGGAGCAAACTTCGAAACGTCTTCCACACCGGCGGCAGTGATTTGAACGGCGAGTTGGATGAGGAGTTGCAGGCGCACATCGCCATGCGGGCCGAGCAGTTCATGGAGGAGGGGATGCCGCCCGCTGAGGCGCGCCGTCAGGCGCAGTTGCTGTTCGGCAATACCCTACTGCAGCGCGAGCGTACCCGTGATGCCGATGTGGCGCAATGGCTCGACGCCTTGATCCAGGACCTGTGCTATGCCGCGCGGATGATGCGGCACTCGCCCGTGCTGACGGGTGTCATCGTGCTCTCGCTCGCGTTGGGGATCGGCGCCAACACGGCTCTATTCTCAATCACCAACGCCATCCTCTTTCGACCCCTACCCGTTGTCGAGCCGCAGCGCCTTTACACCGTGACTATCAATAGGGAGTCATCGGCCTCAAACTTCATTTGGGAGGATCTTCGCGATCAGCGGGATGTCTTCAGTAGCGCATTCGCGTGGGCCACCAGGCGCGTCGACGCCAGTCAGGGCGGGGAGGTACGGCCTCTCGCCTGCGCCATCGCTAGCGGAGCGCTCTTCCGGACCCTTGGCCTCCAGCCAGCCCTGGGCCGCCCATTTACCGAGGAAGACGACAAGCCCGACCAAGGCGGTGGCGACGGACCAGTGGCGGTGCTGAACCACGACTACTGGACGCGGGCATACGGAGCTGATACTAGGGTCGTTGGCCAGACTATCCGGCTGGATGGAAAGCCCTTCAAGATCATCGGTGTCGCTCCGCAAGGATTCTCCGGCATCGTGGTCGGCGAGAAGTTCGATGTACTGGTCCCGTTGGCTGCGGAGCCATATCTACTGGGGCCGGAGAGCAACATGCACCAGCACGCCTTCTGGTGGCTCACAATCGTGGGTCGATTGGCGCCCGGGCTTTCCCCGGAGGTGGCGCTGGCTCAAATTCAGAGCCTCGGTGCGGGTGTAATGGAGCGTACGCAGCCTCCAGACTGGAAACCCGAGTATCTCAAGCTCTACCTCAATCGATCTTTCGGTCTCGAGAGCGCCGCCCGCGGGCTCGCTAGCTCGACAGAGGAGATGAAGATGCCGGTGTTTGTGCTCAACGCTGTGGTGATCCTTGTCCTCCTCATTGCCTGTGCGAACGTGACCAACCTCTTGCTCGCGCGCACGGCTGTCCGGAGGCGTGAGATCGCGGTCCGGGTCGCACTGGGCGCCTCCCGCGCCCGAATCGTCCGCCAGATGCTGACGGAGAGTCTACTTCTCTCCGCTGTCGGCGGCCTTATTGGACTCGCTGGCGCTCCCCTCGCGGCCCGCCTGCTTGTCCAGACCGCCGCTCGCGGCCAGACTGAATGGTTCCTTGACCTTCGGCCGGATGCCACCGTGCTGGCGTTCACCGCTCTCATCTCGCTTCTCTGCGGATTGATGTTCGGTGTCGTGCCCGCCTTACGCTCGTCGGCGGGGCAGCCGGAAACCGCACTCATCTCCGGTGCCGGAGCAGCGATCGGGCGGCTGGGCCTCCTTCGCGGCGGCCTGGTTGCCGTCCAGGTGGCACTTGCGTTTGTCCTGCTGGTTGGCGCCGGGCTGTTTATTTCGACGCTCCGCAACCTGGTTCGGGCCGACTTAGGCTTCCGGCCGGATGGCGTCGTATTTGTAGACCTGGATCTCGCCCACGCAGGCATCGCACCCGCTACACGCGGCGCCTTTCACGCGCAGTTGCTCGAACGGCTGCGTGGGATGCCCGGAGTTGAGTCGGCCAGCGCTTCGATGATGACGCCCCTGGCTGGCAGCGCATGGCAGTACGACGTGCGGGTCCCGGCCGCCGACGGAGGATTTAAGAGTGTGCACACCTTCTGCAATGCTGTCACCAACGGGTTCTTTGCGACTCTCGGGACGCCTTTGCTGGCCGGCCGCGATTTCGATGCTGCTGACACGGCCAACTCCAAACTCGCAGCAATCGTGAATGAGTCCTTCGCCCGGCAGGCCTTCGGTGGTGCCAATTCGATCGGCAAGAGTATTCTCAAAGGCAGCGCCAGTCCGACTGGTGGACGGCCGGCCCAGCAGTCCCTCGAAATCGTGGGCATCGTACGGGACGCGAAGTATCGCTCGATTCGGGCTGCCGCTCCTCCCACGATCTACCTGGCCGTTTCCCAGGAGCCACTGGGCCGCACCAACCTAACCTACGAACTGCGTTCATCGTTGGCGTTGCCAGTCCTGGTGCCATCGATCCGGGCGGCGATGACGGCCACCAGCCCACGGGTCTCCTATACCGTCCGCACGCTGTCCTCCGCGGCTCGTGACTCCATGCGTACGGAGCGCCTGATCGGTTCCTACACTACGATCTTCGGAGCTCTCGCCCTCGTTCTTGCGGCGATTGGACTGTATGGGGTGCTCGCTTACTCCGTCAACCACCGCCGCGGAGAGATCGGCATCCGCGTCGCACTCGGCGCGACGCCCCGGGACATTCGCGGCTGGGTTGTCCGCCAGACCCTCGCCACCGTGGCCATCGGCGCGATGGTGGGGATCGGGCTGGCCGCGTGGAGCACCACCTTGGTCCAATCCATGCTGTACGGCGTCCAGTCCGGCGATCCCCTGGTTTATGCGACGGGGCTTGCCATTCTGCTGTTCATCTCCGTGCTGGCGGCCTATCTGCCCGCGCGCCGTGCAACGCGCCTCGATCCGGTTCAGGCGCTCCGCCACGAATAG
- a CDS encoding ABC transporter permease produces the protein MPWWNKVVNLVRGDRHLDELDEEMAFHVAMRAEERRKAGLSEKEALEAARREFGNPVLQRELARDADIIQWLDTCLQDLRFAARSFGKSPGLTGVVVISLALGIGANTALFTITNAMLLRTLPVAQPHQLYALQLGENDSATNPIWEDFRDHQDFFSSVFAWSTESFDTSQGGEVSPVRGAYASGAMFRTLGLQPALGHAFDEAVDRPGSGSDAAVAVLGYDYWQRAFGGDAAVLGRMLRLDGKPFRIVGVAPAGFTGIEVGEKLDVLVPLASEPYLRGPESMLKHGSYWWLVVAGRLKEEVPLAQARSRVRALGTGVMERTHSPGWKPQILKDYLGRQFSLVSMARGVNYTGRELRTPVLILNAVVILVLLIACANVANLLLARSAARRREIAVRFAMGASRARIARQMLTESVLLAFSGGCLGLVIAPPVARLLLGAAATRREELFLDLHPDPAVLAFTTCVALLCGLLFGAAPAWRSARVEPQIGLRAASGASGERRGGLRAALVAFQVALSLVLVIGAGLFLSTLRNLTHTDLGFQPADVLLVDVDLSRSGIVEAARAAFHEELLARFRTLPGVEAAGASLVTPLAGNTWQSTMRIESGSGQPVSIHVHYNGITPGYFRTLGTPLLAGRDISAGDHSNSVLVAVVNETFARRALAGLPGGRAYSPAAALGLRFRKEFRASFSAPAVERLVEVVGVVRDAKYRTIRGAVPPTVYMSIAQEPLGRAGLSYELRTRLDLPTAAEMIRAAVAEAHPRASYALRTFDSQARDATRPERLVAAFSSVFGGLALLLAAIGLYGVLSFSVAQRRGEIGIRVALGATPGHIRRWVVRQSLATVAIGAMVGIGLAAWSTTLVQSVLYGVQPGDPLVYATGLAILLFISVLAAYLPARRATRLDPVQALRHE, from the coding sequence CATTTGGACGAGCTCGACGAGGAGATGGCGTTTCACGTCGCGATGCGCGCCGAGGAGCGCCGGAAGGCCGGGCTGTCCGAAAAGGAAGCCCTTGAGGCTGCCCGGCGCGAGTTTGGAAATCCAGTGCTCCAGCGCGAGCTTGCTCGCGACGCCGACATTATCCAGTGGCTCGACACCTGCCTGCAGGACCTGCGATTCGCCGCGCGTTCTTTTGGTAAGTCACCCGGGCTCACGGGCGTAGTGGTCATCTCCCTGGCCCTTGGGATTGGGGCGAATACGGCCCTGTTCACCATTACCAACGCGATGCTGCTGCGGACGCTACCCGTCGCTCAGCCCCATCAACTGTACGCGCTCCAACTGGGTGAGAACGACTCGGCCACCAATCCCATCTGGGAAGATTTCCGCGACCATCAGGACTTCTTCAGCTCCGTATTTGCCTGGTCCACTGAGAGCTTCGATACCAGCCAGGGCGGGGAAGTCAGTCCAGTGCGAGGCGCCTACGCCAGTGGCGCCATGTTCCGGACACTCGGCCTGCAGCCGGCGCTGGGCCACGCCTTTGATGAGGCTGTCGACCGGCCGGGGAGCGGCTCCGACGCAGCGGTTGCCGTCCTGGGCTACGACTACTGGCAGCGCGCCTTTGGCGGAGACGCCGCAGTGCTGGGGCGGATGCTGCGTCTGGATGGGAAGCCCTTCCGGATCGTCGGGGTCGCCCCGGCGGGCTTCACGGGTATCGAAGTCGGCGAGAAGCTCGACGTACTGGTTCCCCTGGCGTCGGAACCTTACCTCCGCGGACCGGAAAGCATGCTGAAGCATGGCTCCTACTGGTGGCTGGTGGTAGCCGGCCGGCTGAAAGAGGAAGTGCCCCTGGCACAGGCACGGTCGCGGGTTCGGGCATTGGGGACGGGCGTCATGGAACGCACTCATAGTCCCGGCTGGAAGCCGCAGATACTGAAGGACTATCTTGGCCGTCAGTTCTCGCTCGTCAGCATGGCGCGCGGCGTGAACTACACGGGCAGGGAACTGCGCACGCCTGTGCTCATACTGAACGCGGTGGTGATCCTCGTTCTCCTCATCGCCTGCGCGAATGTGGCGAACCTGCTGCTGGCGCGCTCGGCTGCTCGTAGGCGGGAGATCGCGGTACGTTTCGCCATGGGCGCCTCACGAGCCCGCATTGCCAGGCAGATGCTCACGGAGAGCGTGCTGCTTGCGTTCTCGGGCGGCTGCCTGGGCCTGGTGATCGCTCCCCCTGTTGCGAGGCTCCTGTTGGGCGCGGCCGCTACGCGCCGTGAGGAACTGTTCCTCGATCTTCATCCCGATCCTGCGGTACTGGCCTTCACCACCTGTGTGGCCCTGCTTTGCGGGTTGCTGTTCGGAGCCGCGCCTGCCTGGCGTAGCGCACGGGTCGAGCCGCAGATTGGCTTGCGCGCGGCATCCGGTGCGTCGGGCGAACGGCGCGGCGGACTGCGTGCGGCGCTTGTCGCTTTTCAGGTTGCGCTTTCGCTGGTGCTGGTAATCGGAGCCGGGCTATTTCTCTCCACCCTTCGCAACCTCACTCACACGGACCTGGGTTTTCAGCCGGCGGATGTGTTGCTCGTCGATGTGGATCTGTCCCGCTCCGGTATCGTCGAGGCCGCTCGGGCGGCATTTCACGAGGAACTGTTGGCACGATTCCGGACGCTGCCGGGTGTCGAAGCGGCCGGTGCTTCTCTGGTAACTCCACTGGCCGGCAATACGTGGCAATCGACAATGCGAATTGAATCCGGATCGGGCCAGCCGGTGAGCATCCACGTCCACTACAACGGCATCACGCCTGGCTACTTCCGAACGCTGGGCACACCGCTGCTGGCCGGCCGGGACATCTCGGCTGGAGATCACTCGAACTCGGTGCTGGTTGCAGTGGTCAACGAGACGTTTGCCCGGCGGGCTCTGGCTGGACTGCCCGGCGGCCGGGCTTACAGCCCCGCGGCGGCGTTGGGCCTGCGATTCCGTAAAGAGTTCCGGGCCTCGTTCAGCGCGCCTGCGGTGGAGAGGTTGGTGGAGGTTGTGGGCGTGGTGAGGGATGCAAAATACCGCACGATTCGCGGTGCCGTGCCGCCGACCGTGTATATGTCGATAGCCCAGGAACCGTTGGGCCGGGCTGGCCTCAGTTACGAACTGCGCACCCGTCTGGACCTGCCGACTGCGGCGGAGATGATTCGGGCGGCCGTGGCGGAGGCGCATCCGCGAGCCTCCTATGCTTTGCGCACTTTCGATTCTCAGGCGCGTGACGCCACGCGGCCGGAGCGGCTGGTGGCCGCCTTCTCCTCAGTCTTTGGTGGGCTCGCCCTATTGCTGGCCGCTATCGGGCTGTATGGGGTGCTCTCTTTCTCGGTCGCGCAACGCCGTGGCGAGATTGGAATCCGGGTCGCGCTAGGCGCCACGCCCGGCCACATCCGCCGCTGGGTGGTGCGTCAAAGCCTGGCCACCGTGGCCATCGGCGCGATGGTGGGGATCGGGCTGGCCGCGTGGAGCACCACGTTGGTCCAATCCGTGCTGTACGGCGTCCAACCCGGTGATCCCCTGGTTTATGCGACGGGGCTTGCCATTCTGCTGTTCATCTCCGTGCTGGCGGCCTATCTGCCCGCGCGCCGTGCAACGCGCCTCGATCCGGTTCAGGCGCTCCGCCACGAATAG